Proteins encoded in a region of the Anopheles aquasalis chromosome 2, idAnoAquaMG_Q_19, whole genome shotgun sequence genome:
- the LOC126569841 gene encoding KH domain-containing, RNA-binding, signal transduction-associated protein 3-like isoform X2 — protein MGDQDTGYNDEASDFKRKSARELDQEEDSEETNKQSEKAQEYIRNILAERLALDRKYPIADRLLEVEVETVHKNGKPPARRYIDIYREKPIKVQVKVLVPVKEHPKFNFVGKLLGPKGNSLKRLQEETMCKMAILGRGSMKDRKKEEELRLAMDPKYAHLNDDLHVEINALGPPAEAHARIAYALAEVRKFLIPDSNDFIRQEQMREMLEDPDIELPVRKVYKKALAPAAPPPSSHEVPAPPSSMISKGGSSTLVHQSSRTRPPPKKVLSILDKARVAMEETHISRSSSLRYEDSRYEHDQYEASYAYHPPPPAPRPKYETSDYEHDYRREYYRDSVSSYAPHKTTTPSMGGRHWKQSGYGGSSSRDDISSKHHAARDLRSYRHAPYARPSK, from the exons ATGGGTGACCAAGACACGGGATATAACGATGAGGCGAGTGACTTTAAGCGAAAAAGTGCCCGAGAGCTGGATCAGGAGGAGGACAGCGAAGAGACGAACAAACAGTCCGAGAAGGCGCAGGAATACATCCGGAACATTTTGGCTGAACGGCTTGCGCTGGACCGCAAGTATCCGATTGCCGACCGACTGCTGGAAGTGG AGGTGGAAACGGTACACAAAAACGGCAAACCACCGGCCCGGCGCTACATCGACATTTACCGGGAGAAGCCGATCAAGGTGCAggtgaaggtgctggtgccggtgaaaGAGCATCCAAAGTTCAACTTTGTCGGCAAGCTTCTCGGCCCGAAAGGAAACTCCCTGAAGCGACTGCAGGAGGAAACGATGTGCAAGATGGCCATACTGGGCCGAGGGTCAATGAAGGATcgcaagaaggaagaggaacttCGGTTAGCAATGGACCCAAAGTACGCTCACCTAAACGATGATCTGCACGTCGAGATCAATGCATTGGGGCCTCCGGCGGAAGCACACGCCCGTATAGCGTACGCCTTGGCGGAGGTGCGCAAGTTCCTCATCCCGGATAGCAACGATTTCATCCGCCAGGAACAGATGCGTGAGATGCTGGAAGATCCAGACATTGAGCTGCCGGTGCGCAAGGTGTACAAGAAAGCGCTCGCTCCGGCCGCCCCACCACCGTCCTCTCACGAAGtgcctgcaccaccatcatcgatgatcTCCAAGGGCGGAAGTAGTACACTCGTTCATCAATCATCTCGCACCAGACCACCGCCCAAGAAGGTGCTCTCTATTCTCGACAAAGCACGAGTGGCCATGGAGGAAACGCACATTTCACG ATCATCAAGCTTACGGTATGAAGACTCGCGGTATGAGCATGATCAGTACGAAGCATCATACGcgtaccacccaccaccgccggcaccCAGACCAAAGTATGAAACGAGTGACTACGAGCATGATTATCGCCGAGAGTACTATCGCGACTCGGTCTCCTCCTACG CTCCACATAAGACGACCACGCCATCGATGGGCGGTCGTCACTGGAAACAATCGGGGTACGGTGGCTCCTCATCACGCGACGATATCTCCTCGAAGCATCATGCCGCACGCGACCTCCGCTCATACCGACACGCACCGTACGCGCGTCCATCGAAGTAA